The Natator depressus isolate rNatDep1 chromosome 18, rNatDep2.hap1, whole genome shotgun sequence genomic interval GCACAGCTGCTCCAAGTCTGCCCAACCCAGCTAAGCCTCTGCTTTTCTCTTTAGCACTGTGAAACCCAAGTCCGGTGGGGCTGGGATCCATTCTGCCAGGCTACAGTCTGGAACTGGGGGACTTCTCCAGACACCTGGAACCCAGAGGtgtagaatgggggtggggagcagctcAGCATCACCCAGTGAGCGGCACTGTGGGGAGACACAGGGCTGAGCTGCAGAGATCCAAACCCCAACATCTCGGGGTTGTTTGGATTCAGGTCCAGGCCCATCTGTAACTATGGGAGAGGGGGCTTTgaccccttcctctgcagcatcccaCATTGGCCACAGGCTACAGGACTGGAGGGGCCATTGGCCTGCAGCGTCTAGGACACCAGGAGCAGCCCACCTAGACAGGGCAGCTGCAGACCTGAGGGTGGGTTACTttggtcccagccccctgctccctccccttccccccacacaagTCTTTGCAGCAGGGGCACCTGGAAAGCCCCCGGGCGCTGAAGGGCCCCGCTCCAGCAGCCAAGTGTTGACACCCCTCCAAAGTCTAATTCGCCTTTGATAGGGACTGGATTGTTTGCGTCACCTGCAGGGCTCCAGAGCGGGCTATAAAAGGGGCTGCAGCCATTGCCTGTGGCAGATCAGAGCCCAGAGAcagctccccccgcccagccGTGCCCGATCCATCATGCAGCTGGTGGCCAGCCTGGTGTCCGTGCTGCTGGTGGCGTGGAGCGTGAGAGCCAGCGCCTTGCCCGGAGAGGAGAGAGCCGCCGTGGCGAGCAGCAGGGTGAGTATCGCGCACCCCGGGACgggaggcggggcagaggggaCCGCGGGGGCCACCCCGGTGGGCGCTCTGTGCTCCTGGACCCTCCGGAGCTGCGGCGCGTGGGGCTGGGCGCCTGATTAGCggggagggggccagggctgagggcagaCCGCAGAGGGGTCGGTGAAAGCACAGTCCGTGCTAGCCGCAAACGAGaacgggagagaggggaaggaggggaggggaaacgcggctggctgggggagtccgGCGAGAAGGAGTCGGGCAGGAGAAGAAGGGGCGTGTAGGAGAACAGAAGGCTAGAGTGGGCtcctgtccctgctccagaaCGGACCCCGGGGGGCGGAAGAATGCTGGAAGGACCCGGTGCAATAGGAAAGAAGGAGGGTAACCGAGAAATAAGAAGCGGAGTAATCACACCAGAATAAAGTCGCTTTGATCCGGaatagagtgtccacatgggagaTACGCCAGCATTGCTGGAGCAGTGTAATGGTACCGCTAGTCCCTCCGCCGGTCAGTTCCCGCGGTAGATAAACCCCAGGAGGTACAACCACCGCGACACAGCCTCTGCCCTGTGCTCCCAGCCTGTGTCCACggctctgcccccgccctgcGCTCCGCCAGCCTGCACCTGTGAGCGCCGGAGTGCGAGCTGCGCAGCTCTCACTCCGGTGCGCGTCCATCCCCGCAGCGCGGCTCGCAGGTTCGCCTCCCAGCCTGGGAACTGGGGAGCAGCCCAAAAGAGGAAGGAAGGGACCCAGAGTACCCCGTAAAGGCACCAACTCCTCTTGTGCCTGTGTCTAGTTCCCGGTGGCGCTTTTTCAGCCTCAGAGGTGGTTCCCCATCAGTGTCCGATGTTAATGCTTCGGAGAGGGGCTCTGGGGCGCTTTGGAGAGGGGCGCGCGTTCCATGAGTAAGCGAAAGAGGAGACCGAAGAAGAGACAGACGCACACAGTGAGATGCTGGGGACAGCATCCCATCAGGGAGCGGCCCTTAGATCAGCCTTAAccctttgtgtgtggggggggtagggggggaagtCTCTTTCCTCTGCGGATTCTCACCACAACGACAGGTTAACCCTCTCTGTGACCGACACGTTTTTATCCGAAGTCTAAGCCGCAGGGAGAAGGGAAAAGCGCGGAGTTAGGCGGCTAAGCCCAGTCACCAGCCGCTCAGTGGAAATGAGTGCGAGGAAGGGTTCTCAGCGGCAGGTCCAATGCCGCTGCTGGAAGGGAGCTGAAGACTTACTAACTTTCCAAAGTCCCTTCGAGAGTAGATCGCAGTAGGAGGGATGGGTTGGTGGCtggaggagagagatggggatCCCTTTCTCAGGCTAAACACCTCCGGGTTTGAGGCATGAGCTGTTATGAAATACACCCCCAAATGCACAGGAAGACACCGACCGGCGTATCTCCATGTCCCGGTGGAAGCGGTGCAGAGAAGCCAGCAGCCTCAGGGGCGCGAACAATAACCAGCTCTAGCGGCCCGGAGCTCTCCAGCGGGACATCGGTGGGAGCAAGGGGCGAGCGCACCGGGCTGGAGAAGGTGGCTTTGAGGACCCTTCCCCCTGGCACCGGAGCCTCGCTGGGGCCAGTGGCCACCGGCTTCCAGCGCGGTCTGGTTCCGCTAGTACCCAgggagccagggctttgtctcgCCCGGCTCCCGGATAAGCGGGCACCCCGTGCCCACGTAACAGGGACACCCAGCAGGCGGCTGGAGCGCTGGCTTCCCAGCTCAGGGCTCGAGGGAGCGGCGACCCACGTGTTGCCAGATGGGCAGGGTTTGGGAaatcagcctcccccagccctctgtggCTGGGGCTAAGTCGGGACACCCGGCTTCTGGCCTTGCTAGGGCTGCAGAcagctatgtgcctcagtttccccgacTGTCTAAAGGGCAAATAATTAGAACCCTGTCAATACCCACAAAGGTTTCTTTCAAGAATCAGGGGGATTAATGTGGCCGCTCCTTGGGAACAGCCTTGCCCAGAGGTCCGTGGCTGGGGACAGCCGGAGCGTCAGCGGGGAGCAACCGCTGAGATTCTTCTGGGGGTAAAGAAACCGAGCTGGGTTACTCTGGATCAaggctggtgtaactgagatcagaatctggccctaggcTATTTGAAAGCAGGCAATGTGGGTTGTTCCATGTCTCCATGGTCCAAGTAGCTTTTCCAGCCATTTGGGgctacagcccccaccccctgctgcctccttccttcaccCTTAATCCTGGCCTCCTGGAAATGGTTGGCTAGAGGAGTCTCAGCATGAAGTTTCCCTATGTTAATAATACTTCTCAGCACTGTGTGTCCCTCCATAGCCCTTCCCAAGTAGGTGCTGGGACTGCCAGGCAATGGAGACAGTAACCCGGGGGGGATTTACAGCTAGCTGGGTTTTGGgcgggtgggaggagcaggggataTTGTAACTGAGTGAACCAGTTTGTTCACTGGTATAATGACACACACCTGCTGCTGTCTCCACCCAGCTGGCCAGGTTGAGCAGGCggggtctgggagccagaaaTTCCTGAGCTCTAatctcagctctgtcactgacttgctgggtgaccttgagcaagtcattcccccttgtgcctcggtttcctctCCTGTGTGGTGGTGGTAATGACTGTTTCCTGTTAccctgggaacagggtggggatTAACTAGCGCCTGTCTGCAGATCAAGTGCTGTACAGGTGCTGAGAGCCCTCAGGCCAGGAGCCTCCGGTGAGGGAGAGGGAACCAAGGGAACTGGGATCCTGGCTCTGTCCCTCTCTTCCACCTCCCCTGTCTCTGATGAGACCCCGGCTTTCTGACCACTGAGAAGAGAACCAGAGGCATATTAGGgatttgtggggccctgggccagagcaaatggggagcccctccccactcctttcACTTGCAGTCCCGTACTCCCCCCGCCGTGTTCTTGCTGAGGAAATGGGGTCAGGGtacaggggcaggagcagcgctGGGTGGGTGGAACATATCGGGGCATGGGgttgcccatttttccagggctcCCCAGttggctggagcccctgggcttgggccccattggcccagtggctaatctgccacttcAGTGAACCATCCAGGGCTCTATGCCAGAGCCTCTGTGCTAGTCTTCCCTCCTGTGtatgctgtccccctcccctctgctggcTCACAGGCCAAGAGATGTGAaccagggaagaggaggaggccaACTAGGACTGGCAAATGTCCCCACCTTTCTGCCTCAACCCACCCCCATCATGATGACCCCAGTGACTCCCATTCGACACTATGAAATTGGCCAGTTTGAGGTGATTAGCACTGCAGGATGGCCTCGTGTCCTAAGGGTTAGAGCTGGGGTCTGTGATGAGGAATGGAGAGCATTAGGCCAGTACCTGCAGAGGGACTTAAGGAGATGGCATTATCTCTCTTGTGCTTTCCACTTGCAGGAGCAGACCAAGGCCCGGAAGGACATGATCCTGAAGATGCTGGTGGGTCTCCTGGATGGGATGGACACAGGGCGCGAGGcagcttccactgactttgaAGAGCCCCCGGAGAGCAAATTGGAAGAGGAGCGGCTGGCTTTGGGGCGGCTATCACAGCGAGACCGCAAAGCCCCCTGTAAAAACTTCTTCTGGAAAACCTTCACTTCCTGCTAACCCCCAAGCCCCACTACCAGCCCTGGATTCAGGCCCCTCAGATTTTCCCTGGCCCCTTTAGAACACAAGAACTGTATCTTGCATTGCAAATAACATCCACATGTCAATGGTTTCTGTTTTCCTCAAATGATTTGAGCTCTGTTTGTTTATTACTCCATTCACAAATAAAGCATGGCTGAGAGACACCTTGGGAACATGTGTCTGCTTCTTTGTGCCTGCTGCAGCTAAATGCACACATGCACATCTGGACCTTCTGACACACTTGGTGGGTGGTGAGTAAAGGTAAAGGGCTGGCCCGAAAGGTGTTGGGGGAAAAGGACATGCTGACTAATATACACAGGCTAGCATACACATATATTATGCTGATAATACTACCCACAATACATATTTCAAGCATTTAAGTATACATTTTATTAAGCATTAATATAGCAATTATATAGCCCATATTGGCCTATACTTTTATTATAGTCCTGTTGACTTgtgctaagtatcccataacaccttgcATTAGCAGAAGAAAACTTTGGCTTAAGTAGATAGGAAAACTGGCAGTATCAGGAGATATAAATGTTTTCTAACAGCAACAGAAAGGGGTTTACCCTCCTCACAAACCTATTTACCCTGGTACAAGCCCAGAGGATGGCTCCATGCCCTTTGGTACCTGGAGTGCTCAGAACAAAGATAAGGTTGCATCATGACCTGGATTCAGCACAGAAGATAAAGGGGCTCATCAGGGTACCAGCAACCAACAAGGTAAAAACCTGATTTCTCGAATCCAGTCTCAGATGCCATATATAGTACCTTTTACTGGTACAAAAAGGGATGTAACTTCAGGGAGCATgccttctgtgtaaggtgaatgtCACAGGACGGCTCTTCGGAGACGAGGATCATATAGTGCATCATAGTAATAAACCAGACTGACGTTGGTTAGTTGAtctcttgagtatatttcataacaaaccGAAGTGTGCTCAAGCAACTGACTATACAGTTTATCAACAGGCATAAAAGAGAACAGGTGTCTCACACATGAGGAAGCCCAGAGCTCAGCCTGCTGGAGCCTTGGCTGGGGGGAAGTTCATACCACTGGAGGCCAGTTCAGGCAAGACAGTGTGCTGAGGCATAATGGTCTAGGGAAATCCCCTCTATACTCCTAACCATGATTTTGGAGCAACCAGAGACAGGCTTCTCCCCAGACGCTCCATGCCAAGTTTTACATTGAGCCCAGTGGATGCTGGAGCAGGGTTACTGTGCTGGCCATGTGCCCTGCAGAGGCACAAGTGGTCtgggagctcctggctgctggAAGGGAGTGTGGGGAAGCACACAGTGCCTCTGCCCTAACGAGGCACTAACGGGACACAGCTGTGACCAGAttcagccaggccctgcccaggTGGGCATTTACCCTGCCTAGCCTGGCTGCCTTTCCAAGAGCAAGAGAAAGAGCGGAAATACCAAGGTAGGAGGCATGACTCTTAATGGCCCCATCAGTGAGACTCAGTAGATCTGGCCCTGCTGGAGAGGGGAAGCTGGCAGTGGGAGGGAGAGCTGGGCCGAGCCAGGCCCCTGACCTGTGTGGGACCTGACCTTGTTTGGCCCAGAAAAGGGAAAATTCCCTCTGCAACCCAGGTGGCTGCAAGAAACACAagtacagcaaaaagaaaaaagaaaaggagtacttgtggcaccttagagactaaccagtttatttgagcatgagctttcgtgagctacagctcactctcatgctcaaataaactggttagtctctaagatgccacaagtactccttttcttttttctttttacgaatacagactaacacggctgttactctgaaacaa includes:
- the CORT gene encoding cortistatin — protein: MQLVASLVSVLLVAWSVRASALPGEERAAVASSREQTKARKDMILKMLVGLLDGMDTGREAASTDFEEPPESKLEEERLALGRLSQRDRKAPCKNFFWKTFTSC